gctataagccctctagttgcgatatgatcgtcgggattgatgatcccatccgttcttatggtgagatgcaagccataagtatgaatgtgacattagtagccacgtcccgtgcaatggttgctaagtggttttcccaAATAATGGCTACGATTTCTATTCTTGTattttgcattggttgatcccttacttaactgcttcacatgattcagattctaatctcatatatatgttgtaattccttgaaatgcgtgcttttgcatAAATGCCCGTATTCTtatcttttatattatttaattatttcacatCAATAGTGAATCtccattatgctaatattgatctatcgtattccatctcatttaattgatgtgtttatatatatatataaacttgatgttcatatcttttgtaTGTATAGTACATGAATTATCTAAcggagttctttgttatgttcgttttgacattttgtggctgggagaaccttgagttactccccactgactgtggcgttcatgtttacatgaatgacaggtggtgaagatgcttacgtggggaagacgtgtgggctagcgagaactacacccttggaccttagtttctagtttagaaaccccttatatgatTATtcatgggatatcttttccccgttttctagacttgggttgtaataacctaagtctgcctattattgtatttgtttcattttgtttttggcacccgcgtgttaatctttagctagtaatttaaaagtttttaaattatcggcgaaaccatacgaccaaagatgaatttgaacatctcctttccttttaaaacctaggtttttgcatttcttacacggacacctcatttcacctaaattcttgtactcactactttcttccgcgaatttaataaactctttcaccccctctgcaaatgctttcttgggtttttttttcgtctaatctttcatagaTCCAcagccgttctaatcttttcatattattatgtatctacacatttatatatgtcattaaaaaagataataacctaacaacaatcacaatcaagaataatacacaataatttaacattttaaccaatataaatattgttaCAATTGTCTACAAATAatttgtatttctttgaattgggtccttatcactccaacctaaaccaatcaatgtacgtttcaagtcactagcaaacatgtacttgtgatttattaatgaggaaaaaaattcggcagcaatttccatctgttctccaaatacacaatgtagaataaataattactccacatatggaTTTAGAGAGCATTAAAGaaattgtcaccaaactctttcctcattaacaaatcacaagcacatgtttatTACCTaaatgacttaaaacgtacaaagacagtcccaaaacggagactattcaaaaattacgcCTAGTGAGTagtttttgaacgggtactaggtcaatatgaacaataattttaacaatattaaaaaaaaacatacaacaatgactactttttcaattaacaaaaactaacatgacttatttttcattttacatatctagtctaattcatatctattctaattaacatttaacaaaatttaacaataatctaattaacaAAAATTCTAATTTTTATGGACTGCAAGTAAATCCCATGAAGTCTAGTATGTATTTTGGAGGTGTTGCTCCTTCCATTAAACATCTCATTTTGAACTCTACTGGGTATACTGAGGGTGAGCTCCCTGTTCGATATTTGGGCATTCCCTTATTTTGTTCAAGGCTTACTCAACGGATGTTTAGTCCTCTCTTGGATAAAATCAGGGGAAATCTTGGCCACTGGGCAAATCACATGTTGAGTTATGCTGGGAAAATTGCCCTCATAAAATCTGTCATTTTTGGGCTTCAGAACTTTTGGGGATCGAGTGTTTTGCTACCCAAAGGAATTGTGAAAAAAATCCATAAGATGTGTAAGGATTTTCTGTGGGGCATTAAGGATGGGGCTCGCAGGCTAGTTTTTAAGAGTTGGAATAGCTTTTGCCTTCCTCGAACTGAGGGAGGGGTGGACATCAAGGAAATCCTTAGCTGGAACAAAACGCAACTAATGATGTGGCTTCACAAATTGCTCATTGCTTCTCCTAACATCTGGGTAAATTGGGTTAAAGCTTATGTGCTTAAAGGGATTAGTATTTGGGACTTTAAAATGACAGCTGCGTACTCATGGTTCTGGGGGAATGTTATCTCCTCTAGAGACAGTTTGCTGCAGCTTGTTGGGGAGAGGGCTCAGGCAGAAGCTCTTTTGTTGGAGGATGGGTACAAGCAGAAGATTTATGATTTGATAAGAAGTAAAGGTACTCCCTTCAGCTACCACAAGACTATCTGGGATTCTGTAGTCTACCCCAAGCATGCTATTATTGGACTTCTTGCATCTCAGAACAAGCTTCCTACTATAGACAACCTGTGCACCCGGGGTTTGGTCTTGGTGAATAGATGCACCCTGTGTGAGAGGCAGGCTGAAACAGGTGCACATCTATTCTTTAACTCGTCGATTCCCGGAGGTTTGGACAAAGAATTTCGATTTGGATTAAGTGTACCAGTTGCCCTAAACTGGACACTATTCTTTCGTGGTTAAAGAGTCATAACAGGGGGGTCAGTTGGCTGAAGAAACTTCGACGCTGTGCTCTTCTTTGCACCCTTTACTTGCTGTGGGCTGAGAGGAATAAACGCATTTTTCTGAATGCTGCTACTCCTTCGTCTTCCCTGATCAGCAGAATCAAATATTTGGTACTGTTGCGGTTTCGTAGTACTGAGGTTGTTTTTACTCACATGGCTATGTAAGCAGCTTGCTCTTATGTTAGGGCTTGCTCtggttttctttctttttcaggtGGCCACACTGGTCTCCTTGTAGGAATGTATAGGATCTGTACTCTACTCTCTTTTTATCTAATATATATGATCCTAAgctttctgcaaaaaaaaaaaattctaatttttaaaaaaattattaacaGTAATTCaaatttttaacaataaaattacatagctatcgtaagtcaacatgcatacattaaaatttaacaagatacatttaaacaaaattggcttctatcctaagtcaacatgcatcaacaccaacaataattcaacaacaattaaaacaataactaatattctAAATCAATTAAGCTAATTAAAAAAACTTAAAAGGAgaaatacctaattaacttgacaaagaaaaaaatgaaaaggaaggATGAGAAAGAACAAGGGTGGCGGTAGGGGCGGCGGTCGGCGGCAGCAAGGAGGGGGGCGACAAGGAGGGGCGGCGGCGGCAAGGAGAGGCGGTTGTGGacaaaaaacattaaaaacaagaaaaggagaaggaaataGAGAAAGATGAGAGGAAGAAAAGTTAAAGATAATTACCTTATAGTGACGGCGAtggcgtggtggtgttggtggtggtcgtggtggcgccagaagtggaggagggtggtggtggtgtcgggttttaagaAGGTTAGGGTTGGCGATTTTAATTAATTTGGGCGAAATTTGGTAAAGTGTCGAGGGAATGACCCCGAGTTTGAGATAAATAgaattcctgacggaaattcggTAAGTTAAATAGAATTCCTGACGAAAATTCCGTTAGTATTTCTATTTAACTGACAGAAATTCCGTCAGAGGCCTACTTTATCAGAATAATAATGCTTATAACTGTACACGTCATAATAATTGaccaactgacggaaattccgttagTATTTAcaaattactgacggaaattccatcATTTTGTCAATTATTGTGACAGTTGTGATGCACACTGGATTCAAAAATCTAATACATcttacggaatttccgtcagtttttttattttactgacggatattccgtcagatgTCCCAATATTCTAACAGCTGTAATGCACTGCTGCGTGTGAATGCcaatgacggaaattccgtcactaatAGTATTATGCTGACGGATATTTCGTCAGATATATTTAGCGCCATTGACTTAGTCAACGCGCCAAATATAGCTGCCAGGATCTCCGTCAGGAAATGGtattgacggaaattccgtcatatTTCTATCAGTatcccgtgttttctgacggTTTGTTTTTTCCGTCGGTATGCCCGTCACTATGCCGTGTTTTCGTTGTAG
The Silene latifolia isolate original U9 population chromosome 11, ASM4854445v1, whole genome shotgun sequence genome window above contains:
- the LOC141614548 gene encoding uncharacterized protein LOC141614548, with translation MYFGGVAPSIKHLILNSTGYTEGELPVRYLGIPLFCSRLTQRMFSPLLDKIRGNLGHWANHMLSYAGKIALIKSVIFGLQNFWGSSVLLPKGIVKKIHKMCKDFLWGIKDGARRLVFKSWNSFCLPRTEGGVDIKEILSWNKTQLMMWLHKLLIASPNIWVNWVKAYVLKGISIWDFKMTAAYSWFWGNVISSRDSLLQLVGERAQAEALLLEDGYKQKIYDLIRSKGTPFSYHKTIWDSVVYPKHAIIGLLASQNKLPTIDNLCTRGLVLVNRCTLCERQAETGAHLFFNSSIPGGLDKEFRFGLSVPVALNWTLFFRG